The following coding sequences lie in one Myxococcales bacterium genomic window:
- the rpmA gene encoding 50S ribosomal protein L27, translated as MAHKKGGGSTRNGRGSNAQHRGVKVYGGEAVRAGGILVRQVGQSIAPGKNVGVGRDYTLYSLVDGVVAYEFATRIKKRVSVYPVTAI; from the coding sequence ATGGCACACAAAAAAGGTGGCGGCTCTACTCGCAACGGTCGCGGCTCGAACGCGCAGCATCGTGGCGTCAAGGTTTACGGCGGCGAAGCAGTTCGCGCCGGTGGCATTCTCGTTCGCCAGGTCGGGCAGTCGATAGCTCCTGGCAAGAACGTCGGCGTCGGTCGTGACTACACGCTGTACTCACTGGTTGATGGTGTCGTTGCCTACGAGTTCGCAACCCGGATCAAGAAGCGCGTCTCCGTCTATCCGGTGACGGCCATCTGA
- a CDS encoding HAD family hydrolase, which produces MTRFKLLVTDLDGTLLDSSGQVHESDLRAVIELQQRGIHVTVCTGRMYSGTRDIAREIGVTGAVGCLDGSQVVDCSDDTALTTHPILAEAAEPLIEAIEEFDPITFVFSQDSVLHDQRGVPFLPFVGLWSKRSVHLKRVLDPAHFQDDRSVAALVSLGDEGQIRAAAQRIFELAGNHIQIGFFAVARRDLDANWGMVVRAAGVSKATALSSIAEHYGVTVEETVAVGDWINDISMLAAAGRSYAMGQAPDEVKAAATETLEADAWSGGGIEEAARRAGML; this is translated from the coding sequence CTGACCCGTTTCAAGCTGCTCGTCACGGACCTCGACGGCACGCTGCTCGACTCGAGCGGCCAGGTGCACGAGAGCGATCTTCGAGCAGTCATCGAGCTTCAGCAGCGCGGCATTCACGTGACCGTGTGCACCGGGCGTATGTACTCGGGCACGCGGGACATCGCCCGCGAGATCGGCGTGACCGGCGCCGTCGGTTGCCTGGACGGTAGCCAGGTCGTGGATTGCAGCGATGACACGGCGCTGACGACCCATCCCATCCTCGCCGAAGCCGCGGAGCCCCTGATCGAGGCGATCGAGGAGTTCGACCCGATCACCTTCGTGTTTTCTCAGGACTCGGTGCTGCACGACCAGCGCGGAGTGCCGTTCCTGCCGTTCGTGGGCCTCTGGTCCAAGCGCTCGGTACACCTGAAGCGCGTGCTCGACCCGGCCCATTTCCAGGATGACCGCTCGGTTGCGGCCTTGGTCTCGCTGGGTGACGAAGGCCAGATCCGCGCCGCGGCGCAGCGGATCTTCGAGCTTGCGGGCAACCACATCCAGATCGGGTTCTTCGCGGTGGCGCGGCGGGATCTCGATGCGAATTGGGGCATGGTCGTGCGCGCGGCCGGCGTCAGCAAAGCCACGGCCCTGAGCAGCATCGCCGAGCACTACGGCGTCACCGTTGAAGAGACCGTCGCCGTCGGTGACTGGATCAACGACATTTCGATGCTCGCGGCCGCGGGGCGTAGCTACGCCATGGGCCAAGCACCGGACGAGGTGAAGGCGGCTGCGACGGAGACCCTCGAGGCGGACGCATGGTCCGGAGGCGGCATCGAAGAAGCGGCGCGGCGCGCCGGAATGCTGTGA